A DNA window from Eikenella exigua contains the following coding sequences:
- the hutW gene encoding heme anaerobic degradation radical SAM methyltransferase ChuW/HutW, protein MSAAAPQTIKTIRWPSKEAAPQAFPERQALMPIWGGVPVPMPQWQKLWQSQIAHSLNEDGLAYLHIPFCANHCVFCGFYRNAWKEEHGGAYVDKVIDELAAEAEQRSGSGKIQAVYFGGGTPTALDTPDLVRLIRACYQYLPLADDCEFTLEGRMSHFGLDKARAAVEAGVNRISIGIQTFNTAIRRRLGRKHSGEEAYGYLKELCGLDAVIVADLIFGLPGQTDEIWAHDIERAAGLPLSGLDTYAFNCYPFLPINRMIEKGAFPPLFGFDVQSQHYAYAVRELARLGWQQVSNNHFAYPGRGERNRYNTLVKSNMPCLAFGSGAGGNFGGFSYQVQSDLKGYLKAPPGQKALSFMSRHGRHKTLLGQVQHDIELGRIDTTLFADNAEAQTLLRQWQQAQLLTIHENGQAILNTSGRYWSPTLTRKLMMSLPPDEKESTMQKLSSEQQTVLRNSLAEKPGQILEMLAGQHQCSFEDVINCLPAQLIKKTEGNRFVEIMQALAGWDEAVTFIAHTPDVIAEVTGKIPNGKVGRGFYNFEHAEEGGIHGHIYYENCAAIYLIERPFMGKDTVSLNFVNRNGGAMFKIFVGRDEAGELKQNQIQAMRALFA, encoded by the coding sequence ATGTCTGCTGCTGCCCCACAAACCATCAAAACCATCCGCTGGCCGTCGAAAGAAGCTGCGCCGCAAGCCTTTCCCGAAAGGCAGGCGTTGATGCCGATTTGGGGCGGCGTGCCCGTGCCGATGCCGCAATGGCAGAAACTGTGGCAAAGCCAAATCGCCCATTCGCTCAATGAAGACGGCCTGGCCTACCTCCACATCCCCTTCTGTGCCAACCACTGCGTGTTCTGCGGTTTCTACCGTAACGCCTGGAAAGAAGAGCATGGCGGCGCGTATGTGGACAAAGTGATTGATGAGCTGGCCGCTGAAGCCGAACAGCGCAGCGGCAGCGGCAAAATCCAAGCCGTGTATTTCGGCGGTGGCACGCCCACCGCGCTCGACACGCCCGACCTAGTTCGCCTCATCCGCGCCTGCTACCAATACCTGCCGCTGGCCGACGACTGCGAATTCACCCTTGAAGGCCGCATGAGCCATTTCGGGCTCGACAAAGCCCGCGCCGCCGTTGAAGCCGGCGTGAACCGCATTTCCATCGGCATTCAAACCTTCAACACCGCCATCCGCCGCCGCCTCGGCCGCAAACACAGCGGCGAAGAAGCCTATGGCTACCTGAAAGAACTGTGCGGCCTCGATGCTGTGATTGTGGCCGACCTGATTTTCGGCCTGCCCGGCCAAACCGACGAAATCTGGGCGCACGACATCGAACGCGCCGCCGGCCTGCCCCTGTCGGGCCTCGACACATACGCCTTCAACTGCTACCCCTTCCTGCCCATCAACCGCATGATTGAAAAAGGCGCATTCCCGCCGCTGTTCGGTTTTGATGTGCAATCCCAACACTACGCCTACGCCGTGCGCGAACTGGCGCGGCTCGGCTGGCAGCAAGTGAGCAACAACCATTTCGCCTATCCCGGCCGCGGCGAGCGCAACCGCTACAACACCCTCGTCAAATCCAATATGCCCTGCCTCGCCTTCGGTTCCGGCGCAGGCGGCAACTTCGGCGGCTTCAGCTACCAAGTGCAGAGCGACCTCAAAGGCTACCTGAAAGCCCCGCCGGGCCAAAAAGCCCTCTCCTTCATGAGCCGCCACGGCCGACACAAAACCCTGCTCGGCCAAGTGCAGCACGACATCGAACTCGGCCGCATCGACACCACCCTGTTTGCCGACAACGCCGAAGCGCAAACCCTACTGCGCCAATGGCAGCAAGCCCAGCTCTTAACCATCCACGAGAACGGCCAGGCCATTCTCAACACCAGCGGCCGCTACTGGTCGCCCACCCTCACCCGTAAACTGATGATGTCCCTCCCACCTGATGAAAAGGAAAGCACTATGCAAAAACTCTCCAGCGAACAACAAACCGTATTGCGCAACTCACTGGCCGAAAAACCTGGCCAAATCCTCGAAATGCTTGCCGGCCAGCACCAATGCAGCTTTGAAGACGTGATCAACTGCCTACCTGCACAGCTCATCAAGAAAACCGAAGGCAACCGCTTTGTCGAAATCATGCAAGCCCTTGCCGGCTGGGACGAAGCCGTTACCTTCATCGCCCACACCCCCGACGTGATTGCCGAAGTAACCGGGAAAATCCCCAACGGTAAAGTCGGCCGCGGCTTCTACAACTTCGAACATGCCGAAGAAGGCGGCATCCACGGCCACATTTATTATGAAAACTGCGCCGCCATCTACCTGATCGAACGCCCCTTCATGGGCAAAGACACCGTGTCGCTCAACTTCGTGAACCGCAACGGCGGCGCCATGTTCAAAATCTTCGTCGGTCGCGACGAAGCCGGCGAACTCAAACAAAACCAAATCCAAGCCATGCGCGCCCTGTTCGCCTAA
- a CDS encoding NAD(P)-dependent oxidoreductase, with protein MLMIFGANGPSGRQLIQRLPNPQAAVAALRLPETDDFFARHHIPTTVADALDADAIARAVQQFRPDTVVSFIGGKNEQGIRSDATGNLHIIRALEQHAPQARLILVTSMGCGEQYALMSDMFKQALGEAVAAKTEAENALRQSPLAWTILRPCGLADGDDTTYQLHEQLPAIPCQYMTRTALAAAVRQIIDEDGHEGKAYSVTSGEAA; from the coding sequence ATGCTGATGATATTCGGCGCCAACGGCCCCAGCGGCCGCCAACTCATCCAACGGCTTCCCAACCCCCAAGCTGCTGTAGCCGCATTAAGACTACCTGAAACCGATGACTTCTTCGCCCGACACCACATCCCCACCACCGTTGCCGACGCACTCGATGCAGACGCCATCGCCCGCGCCGTGCAACAATTCCGGCCAGACACCGTCGTCAGCTTCATCGGCGGCAAAAACGAACAAGGCATCCGCAGCGACGCCACCGGCAACCTACACATCATCCGCGCCCTCGAACAGCACGCCCCCCAAGCCCGCCTCATCCTCGTTACCAGCATGGGCTGTGGCGAACAATACGCGCTGATGAGTGACATGTTCAAACAAGCCCTGGGCGAAGCCGTGGCCGCCAAAACCGAAGCCGAAAACGCCCTGCGCCAAAGCCCCCTCGCCTGGACCATCCTGCGCCCCTGCGGGCTCGCCGACGGCGACGACACCACCTATCAGCTGCACGAACAGCTCCCCGCCATCCCCTGCCAATACATGACCCGCACCGCCCTCGCCGCCGCCGTGCGCCAAATCATCGACGAAGACGGGCATGAGGGCAAAGCGTATTCAGTGACTTCTGGGGAAGCCGCTTAA
- the ispD gene encoding 2-C-methyl-D-erythritol 4-phosphate cytidylyltransferase — translation MSRYFALVPAAGVGSRFGATLPKQYVQIAGRTVLEHSLRRLLAEPQIVQVAVVLVRDDAWFEQEVGLPEDLAAKLRTLYCGGESRAESVFNGLNSLLKHGVMRPDDKVLVHDAARCCLPAEALRRLLQEAGQHPVGGILALPVADTLKRGNGENHIAETVSRSGLWQAQTPQLFPAELLQRALAAANLAEITDEASAIEQLGLQPLLVRGDSRNLKLTWPADERIARLLLQDEAT, via the coding sequence ATGAGCCGCTATTTCGCCCTCGTGCCCGCGGCCGGCGTGGGCAGCCGCTTCGGTGCCACCCTGCCGAAACAATATGTGCAGATAGCCGGCCGTACCGTGCTGGAGCACTCCCTGCGCCGCCTACTGGCTGAGCCGCAGATTGTTCAGGTAGCTGTAGTGTTGGTGCGGGATGATGCGTGGTTTGAACAGGAAGTGGGGCTACCTGAAGACTTGGCTGCCAAACTGCGAACGCTGTACTGCGGCGGCGAGAGCCGTGCTGAAAGTGTGTTTAACGGGCTGAATTCGCTGCTGAAACACGGCGTGATGCGGCCGGACGATAAAGTGCTGGTGCACGATGCCGCCCGCTGCTGCCTGCCTGCTGAAGCCTTGCGGCGGCTGTTGCAAGAAGCAGGGCAGCATCCGGTTGGCGGCATTTTGGCTTTGCCCGTGGCTGATACCCTCAAACGTGGCAACGGCGAAAATCACATTGCCGAAACGGTGAGCCGAAGCGGTTTGTGGCAGGCACAAACCCCGCAGCTTTTTCCCGCCGAGTTGCTGCAACGGGCGCTGGCTGCCGCCAATCTGGCGGAGATTACCGACGAGGCCTCCGCCATTGAACAGCTGGGTTTGCAACCCCTGCTGGTGCGGGGCGACAGCCGCAATTTGAAACTGACTTGGCCGGCAGACGAGAGGATTGCACGGCTGCTGTTGCAAGATGAGGCTACCTGA
- the dnaQ gene encoding DNA polymerase III subunit epsilon produces MKHLRQIILDTETTGFYYDRDDRLIEFAGLEMIDRRLTGNYLHLYVHPERDIPEEAVKVHGITLDKLEGKPKFAEIGQQIADFISGAELVIHNAPFDVGFLNAEFRRAGLPSVQELTASVVDTLVMARTMYPGQKNSLDALCTRLEVDRSKRVFHGALIDCELLSEVYLGMTRSQFSLADQFTEEESAEADAPAVVIAPTERPAQLKVLAANAEESAAHEAYLDELDKKAEGGSIWRKTP; encoded by the coding sequence ATGAAACATTTGCGCCAAATCATTCTTGATACAGAAACCACCGGTTTTTATTATGATCGCGACGATCGCCTCATCGAATTTGCCGGCCTGGAAATGATCGACCGCCGACTTACCGGCAACTATCTGCATTTATACGTCCACCCCGAGCGCGACATTCCTGAAGAAGCCGTCAAAGTGCACGGCATTACGCTGGATAAGCTCGAAGGCAAACCCAAGTTTGCCGAAATCGGGCAACAGATTGCCGATTTCATTTCCGGTGCCGAGCTGGTTATCCACAATGCTCCCTTCGATGTGGGCTTTCTCAATGCCGAATTCCGCCGCGCTGGCCTACCATCCGTACAAGAATTAACCGCTAGTGTGGTGGATACGCTGGTGATGGCGCGTACCATGTATCCTGGCCAGAAAAACTCGCTGGACGCATTGTGCACCCGCCTCGAGGTAGACCGTAGCAAACGCGTATTCCACGGTGCATTAATCGACTGCGAACTGTTGAGCGAAGTGTATCTGGGCATGACCCGCTCGCAATTCAGCTTGGCCGACCAGTTTACCGAAGAAGAAAGTGCCGAAGCCGATGCGCCTGCCGTGGTGATCGCGCCTACCGAACGCCCGGCACAACTGAAAGTGCTGGCTGCCAATGCCGAGGAAAGCGCTGCACATGAAGCCTATCTGGACGAGTTGGACAAAAAAGCCGAAGGCGGCAGCATCTGGCGGAAAACGCCATGA
- the rlmH gene encoding 23S rRNA (pseudouridine(1915)-N(3))-methyltransferase RlmH, producing the protein MNITILAVGNKMPGWVDEAVKEYAKRFGRDIKYTLKEIKPEKRGAGVNTAQGMAAEEKRILEAMPADAFLVVLDERGVAPTSQELAGYLKKWQQNGRHVCMVIGGADGLTKRIKQQAGLMLRLSSLTLPHGMVRVLLTEQLYRAVSILHNHPYHRE; encoded by the coding sequence ATGAACATCACCATATTGGCCGTGGGCAACAAAATGCCCGGTTGGGTGGACGAAGCTGTGAAGGAATATGCCAAACGCTTCGGCCGCGACATCAAATACACCCTGAAAGAAATCAAGCCGGAAAAGCGCGGTGCGGGCGTGAATACGGCGCAGGGCATGGCGGCGGAAGAAAAGCGCATCTTGGAAGCTATGCCGGCCGATGCGTTTTTGGTGGTTTTAGACGAGCGTGGTGTTGCGCCCACTTCGCAGGAGCTGGCAGGCTACCTGAAAAAATGGCAGCAGAACGGGCGGCATGTTTGCATGGTAATCGGCGGGGCAGACGGGCTCACCAAGCGCATCAAACAACAAGCCGGCCTGATGCTGCGCCTCTCTAGCCTCACCCTGCCGCACGGCATGGTGCGCGTGTTGCTCACCGAACAGCTGTATCGGGCGGTGTCGATTCTGCATAATCATCCGTATCATCGTGAATAA
- a CDS encoding YihY family inner membrane protein gives MRLLPKFSLPEPLRHSRTLAFARFLYTRFYEVNIPQVSSSLTFTTLLALVPLFTVVVVVVSAFPVFADFSAQFHRLVSEIMMPAGVAAVSDYIFQFRDHASRLTAIGIAMMIITSLMLVHTIERTFNQIWRVKRPRSIVTRVLVYWALLSLGPLLVGVGMSLWGVVWRRTLFYLHYPLLASLLQFTVALTATWSMLCLLYKLVPARYVPLRHALISAALAAVSIELLRRGFGVYVANFNNYQLVYGTFAAVPMFLLWLNLNWIVILSGALLAASLSYWEGDAFRRQGCHGTRFHDALGILTLLAQAQSQGKSLKTQQFRRHIQLGYDELGDLLEQLARRGYIAQNLRNGWMLKTSPEAIRVTDLFQLFVYGSHSYSNDSIGRTVQQIMTPAITAADMTMAEFIRCNQQQNS, from the coding sequence ATGCGCCTACTGCCCAAATTCTCCCTGCCCGAACCCCTGCGCCACTCGCGTACGCTGGCGTTTGCCCGTTTCCTCTATACGCGTTTTTATGAAGTGAACATTCCGCAGGTGTCGTCAAGCCTCACATTTACCACACTGCTGGCCCTGGTGCCGCTGTTTACCGTGGTCGTGGTGGTGGTATCTGCCTTTCCCGTGTTTGCTGATTTTTCCGCTCAGTTTCACCGCTTGGTGTCGGAAATCATGATGCCGGCAGGCGTGGCGGCGGTGAGCGACTACATTTTCCAATTCCGCGACCACGCCAGCCGCCTTACCGCCATCGGTATCGCCATGATGATCATCACTTCGCTGATGCTGGTGCACACCATCGAGCGCACATTCAACCAAATTTGGCGGGTGAAACGCCCGCGCAGCATCGTTACCCGCGTGCTGGTATATTGGGCGCTACTCAGCCTAGGGCCGCTTTTGGTAGGCGTGGGCATGTCGCTGTGGGGCGTGGTGTGGCGGCGCACCCTGTTTTATCTGCACTATCCGCTGCTCGCCTCGTTGCTGCAATTCACGGTTGCCCTCACCGCCACCTGGAGCATGCTCTGCCTGCTCTACAAGCTCGTGCCCGCCCGCTATGTGCCCCTCCGCCACGCCCTGATCAGCGCCGCGCTGGCGGCGGTGTCTATTGAATTGTTGCGGCGCGGGTTCGGCGTGTATGTGGCCAACTTCAACAACTATCAGTTAGTGTACGGCACCTTTGCCGCCGTGCCGATGTTTCTGCTGTGGCTCAACTTAAACTGGATTGTCATCCTCAGCGGCGCGCTCCTGGCCGCCTCACTTTCCTATTGGGAGGGCGACGCTTTCCGCCGCCAAGGCTGCCACGGCACGCGGTTTCACGATGCCTTAGGCATCCTCACCCTGCTCGCCCAAGCGCAAAGCCAAGGAAAAAGCCTGAAAACTCAACAGTTCCGACGCCACATCCAGCTGGGCTACGACGAGCTTGGCGATCTGTTGGAACAACTCGCCCGACGCGGTTACATTGCACAAAACCTACGCAACGGCTGGATGCTGAAAACCAGCCCCGAAGCCATCCGCGTGACCGACTTGTTCCAGCTGTTCGTGTATGGCAGCCATAGCTACTCCAACGATTCCATCGGCCGCACCGTGCAGCAAATCATGACCCCCGCCATCACCGCCGCTGATATGACCATGGCCGAATTTATCCGGTGCAATCAGCAACAGAATAGTTAA
- a CDS encoding M23 family metallopeptidase, with the protein MSLPALFSRLPHRARIVLVAAAVLLGVFILIAIIAATSVKPEGAMQSKRIVEKLTTVRAKGKTPATGYWSDEVIQPGDSLRNVLERFNLSAQQIQDITQAAASEGKQPHLHPDQTVSLRLDAQRHPVQVQFFNDDDNGETQLVDLAYAGNRWQAKTDDVKTTTLATLKSVIIRSSGTTAGAMSRAEIPAEVRDSLRELFSNRLDLYKLEAGNTVRILYQVNYFHGQQISMGDILAVEISHQGKLYRAYYFGEDDNGRYYDEHGQPLKKGFETQPVPGSRISSPFGVRVHPILGYLRMHTGIDYAAPTGTPIHAPSDGIVEFRGPKGGYGNTVILRHSDSMQTLYGHMSAFSANAAPGQRVRAGDIIGFIGTTGRSTGPHLHYEVRLNGVPVNPAGVALPAKRLTTAELAEFRRQQQTMEQKLAQLRGIGKTVAQLD; encoded by the coding sequence GTGTCCCTACCCGCCCTATTCTCCCGCCTGCCCCACCGTGCCCGCATTGTCCTTGTTGCGGCCGCCGTGCTGCTTGGCGTGTTCATTCTGATTGCCATCATCGCTGCTACCTCTGTTAAGCCGGAAGGCGCGATGCAGAGCAAACGCATCGTGGAAAAACTCACCACCGTGCGAGCCAAGGGCAAAACCCCGGCCACCGGCTACTGGAGTGACGAAGTCATCCAGCCAGGTGACTCCCTGCGCAACGTGTTGGAACGCTTCAACCTTTCTGCCCAGCAAATTCAGGACATCACCCAAGCCGCCGCCTCAGAAGGCAAACAGCCCCACCTACACCCCGACCAAACCGTCAGCCTCAGGCTCGATGCCCAGCGCCACCCCGTGCAGGTACAGTTTTTCAACGACGACGACAACGGCGAAACCCAACTGGTTGATTTAGCCTATGCCGGCAACCGCTGGCAGGCTAAAACCGACGACGTGAAAACCACCACCCTAGCCACGCTCAAATCCGTTATCATCCGCTCCAGCGGCACCACCGCCGGTGCCATGTCGCGTGCCGAAATCCCTGCCGAAGTCCGTGATTCCCTGCGCGAACTGTTCAGCAACCGGCTCGATCTCTACAAGCTCGAAGCCGGCAATACCGTGCGCATTCTTTATCAGGTAAACTACTTTCACGGCCAGCAGATTTCCATGGGCGATATCCTCGCCGTGGAAATAAGCCACCAAGGCAAGCTCTACCGTGCCTATTACTTCGGCGAAGACGACAACGGCCGCTACTACGACGAACACGGCCAGCCACTGAAAAAAGGCTTCGAAACCCAACCCGTGCCCGGCAGCCGCATCAGCTCACCCTTCGGCGTGCGCGTCCACCCGATATTGGGCTATTTGCGCATGCACACCGGCATTGACTACGCCGCCCCCACCGGCACACCGATTCACGCCCCCTCAGACGGCATCGTGGAATTCCGCGGCCCCAAAGGCGGCTATGGCAACACCGTGATCCTGCGCCACAGCGACAGTATGCAAACGCTCTACGGGCACATGAGCGCATTTTCCGCCAATGCTGCCCCCGGCCAGCGCGTGCGCGCCGGCGACATCATCGGCTTTATCGGCACTACCGGCCGCAGCACCGGACCGCACCTACACTACGAAGTACGCCTCAACGGCGTGCCGGTAAACCCCGCCGGCGTCGCCCTACCCGCCAAACGACTCACCACCGCCGAGCTGGCTGAATTCCGCCGCCAGCAGCAAACCATGGAACAAAAACTCGCCCAACTGCGCGGCATCGGCAAAACTGTCGCCCAACTCGATTAA
- the htpX gene encoding protease HtpX: protein MKRIILFLLTNMAVLLAARLLFGLLGLNPQDISGLLLLSAITGFSGSLIALIMSKSSAKQAVGAHVIRQPRNETEDWLVRVVEVQAKQWNLQTPEIAIYESPEPNAFATGASRNSSLVAVSTGLLQIMNRDEVEAVLAHEMAHVGNGDMVTLTLVQGVVNTFVLFFSQIIASIIASSLRQNRQHDGGSSTIQTVVSMVFQVIFGWLAGIIVMWFSRQREYRADAGAAKLVGAPKMICALQRLKGSHSSLPPQMAAMGINDSTLRSLFSTHPTLDDRIARLQRLNY, encoded by the coding sequence GTGAAGCGCATAATCCTCTTTCTCCTCACCAATATGGCCGTACTCCTGGCTGCCCGCCTGCTGTTCGGGTTGCTCGGCCTCAATCCACAAGATATCTCCGGCCTGCTGCTGCTCTCCGCCATCACCGGCTTTTCCGGCTCGTTGATTGCCCTCATCATGTCGAAAAGCAGCGCCAAGCAGGCCGTGGGCGCCCACGTTATCCGCCAGCCGCGCAACGAAACCGAAGATTGGCTCGTGCGCGTGGTGGAAGTCCAGGCCAAACAATGGAACCTGCAAACCCCCGAAATTGCCATTTATGAGTCGCCTGAGCCCAACGCCTTCGCCACCGGCGCCAGCCGCAACAGCTCACTGGTTGCCGTCAGCACCGGCCTCTTGCAAATCATGAACCGTGACGAGGTGGAAGCCGTGCTCGCACACGAAATGGCACACGTCGGCAACGGCGATATGGTTACGCTCACCCTGGTTCAAGGCGTGGTGAACACCTTTGTACTGTTTTTCTCTCAAATCATCGCCTCCATTATTGCCTCCTCCCTGCGTCAAAACCGGCAGCACGATGGCGGCAGCAGCACCATCCAAACCGTAGTCAGCATGGTGTTCCAAGTGATCTTCGGCTGGCTGGCTGGCATCATCGTGATGTGGTTCAGCCGCCAGCGCGAATATCGTGCCGATGCCGGAGCTGCCAAACTGGTGGGGGCGCCCAAAATGATCTGTGCCCTGCAACGGCTCAAAGGCAGCCACAGCAGCCTGCCGCCCCAAATGGCCGCCATGGGCATCAACGACAGCACCCTGCGTTCTCTGTTCAGCACCCACCCCACCCTCGACGACCGCATCGCCCGCCTGCAACGGCTAAACTATTAA
- a CDS encoding LysM peptidoglycan-binding domain-containing protein: protein MRKHIITLLCAIGLTVSVLPAEAAPLRVRPNAPARYTVRTGDTLWGISGRYLYRPWKWPQLWGANRRTIRNPHLIYPGQVLVLHYVNGQPRLRVDNAGGIPTVKLQPRVRETSSGYGISTLNLNYYRMFMKHPQVIARRTTQDAPRIIAGPEGKTMYSLGDRIYAYGVTESGEYLVYRPIKDIRDPETGKFIGQLVTFSGKLATLPVTSTALAERSERDRQALPDNQYYTRLHPLVKVPTETAQALQIREQVAEIRQGDYLLRYNGEENAFNMMPHEPENQVRARIVDVLDGISEAGRFSTVILNKGSADGLDKGTVVSLYRQSRQVRTDINPSPTVKYVSIPAEEIGLAMVYNVGGHVSSAIVLESRVNVSVGDLATEPGHDLDDMGHQYRHAPNDPQGPYEYDHHQYDFRSNIDPTR from the coding sequence ATGAGAAAACATATTATAACCTTGCTTTGCGCCATTGGCTTGACTGTTTCTGTTCTGCCCGCCGAGGCCGCGCCCCTGCGCGTACGCCCCAACGCCCCCGCACGCTATACCGTGCGTACTGGCGACACCTTGTGGGGCATTTCCGGCAGATACCTTTACCGTCCGTGGAAATGGCCGCAGCTGTGGGGCGCCAACCGCCGCACCATCCGCAACCCTCATCTGATTTATCCAGGTCAAGTGCTGGTGTTGCACTATGTCAACGGACAGCCGCGCCTGCGTGTGGATAACGCCGGTGGTATTCCCACCGTTAAACTGCAGCCGCGTGTGCGCGAAACTTCTTCTGGCTACGGCATCTCCACCCTCAATCTGAACTACTACCGTATGTTCATGAAACACCCGCAGGTGATTGCCCGCCGCACCACCCAAGATGCACCGCGCATCATCGCCGGCCCGGAAGGCAAAACCATGTATTCTCTGGGCGACCGCATTTATGCCTACGGCGTTACCGAATCAGGTGAATACCTAGTTTACCGCCCGATTAAAGATATTCGTGATCCCGAAACAGGCAAATTTATCGGTCAGCTGGTAACCTTTAGTGGTAAACTGGCTACCTTGCCGGTAACCAGCACCGCCTTGGCCGAGCGTTCCGAGCGCGACCGCCAAGCCCTGCCTGACAACCAATACTACACCCGCCTACACCCTTTGGTGAAAGTGCCGACCGAAACCGCACAGGCATTGCAGATTCGTGAGCAAGTGGCTGAAATCCGCCAAGGCGATTACCTGCTGCGTTATAACGGCGAAGAAAACGCTTTCAATATGATGCCCCACGAGCCCGAAAACCAGGTGCGTGCCCGCATCGTGGATGTGTTGGACGGCATCAGCGAAGCTGGTCGCTTCAGCACTGTTATCCTGAACAAAGGTTCGGCTGATGGTTTGGATAAAGGTACTGTGGTGAGCCTGTACCGTCAGAGCCGCCAAGTGCGCACCGATATCAATCCGAGCCCGACTGTGAAATACGTGAGCATCCCTGCTGAAGAAATTGGTTTGGCCATGGTGTATAACGTGGGCGGACACGTTTCTTCTGCCATTGTGCTGGAATCTAGGGTAAACGTATCAGTGGGCGATTTAGCCACTGAGCCTGGCCACGATTTGGATGACATGGGTCATCAGTATCGCCATGCACCCAATGACCCGCAAGGCCCGTATGAATACGACCACCATCAATATGACTTCCGCAGCAATATCGATCCAACCCGCTAA
- the def gene encoding peptide deformylase, giving the protein MALLNILRYPDPRLNLVAKPVKQVDERIKKLVTDMADTMYEAKGIGLAATQVDVHERVVVMDLSESRDQLQVLINPVILERNGETVYEEGCLSVPGVYDKVTRAESIVAEALDAEGKPYTIRADGLQAICIQHEVDHLDGKVFVQYLSRLKQERIKTKMKKLDKHTL; this is encoded by the coding sequence ATGGCTTTACTAAATATTTTGCGCTATCCCGACCCCCGCCTAAACCTGGTGGCCAAACCGGTAAAACAAGTGGACGAACGCATCAAAAAACTGGTGACTGACATGGCCGACACCATGTACGAAGCAAAGGGCATCGGCCTAGCCGCCACACAGGTGGACGTGCACGAGCGTGTGGTGGTGATGGACTTGTCCGAAAGCCGCGACCAGCTGCAAGTGCTGATTAACCCTGTAATTTTGGAGCGCAACGGCGAAACCGTGTATGAAGAAGGCTGCCTCTCGGTGCCGGGTGTATACGACAAAGTAACCCGTGCCGAAAGCATCGTGGCCGAAGCGCTGGATGCCGAAGGCAAGCCCTACACTATTCGTGCCGACGGCCTACAAGCCATCTGCATCCAACACGAAGTCGACCATCTCGACGGCAAAGTTTTCGTGCAATATCTGTCGCGCCTGAAGCAGGAACGCATCAAAACCAAAATGAAGAAACTCGACAAACACACGCTCTAA
- the fmt gene encoding methionyl-tRNA formyltransferase, with amino-acid sequence MIRKVIFAGTPDFAAAALRAIAEAGFDIPLVLTQPDRPKGRGMKLQASSVKETALELGFQVAQPESLKSESAQEMLCAVEADVMVVAAYGLLLPQAVLDIPHHGCLNIHASLLPRWRGAAPIQRAIEAGDSETGICIMQMDAGLDTGAVISRHPCPILPGDNAQTLHDKLAEIGARAIVADLQHYSQRNAQPQPEHGITYAHKLSKADAQIDWTQPAEAIERRIRAFNPVPGAWCDYHGKPLKIWAAQACSANGVAGSVLQADKNGIQVACGSGSLLIQTLQPAGSARMEAAAFLVGHPVAAGSQFGAEHT; translated from the coding sequence ATGATTCGCAAAGTCATTTTTGCCGGCACCCCCGATTTCGCCGCCGCCGCCCTGCGTGCTATTGCCGAGGCCGGCTTCGACATCCCGCTGGTGCTCACCCAGCCAGACCGCCCCAAAGGGCGCGGTATGAAGCTGCAAGCTTCGTCCGTGAAAGAAACCGCGCTCGAACTCGGTTTTCAGGTAGCCCAACCCGAAAGCCTGAAAAGCGAATCTGCACAAGAAATGCTGTGCGCCGTGGAAGCCGACGTCATGGTGGTGGCCGCCTACGGTCTGTTACTGCCGCAAGCCGTGCTCGACATTCCGCACCACGGTTGCCTCAACATCCATGCTTCGCTGTTGCCGCGCTGGCGCGGTGCCGCACCCATCCAGCGCGCTATTGAAGCAGGCGATAGCGAAACTGGCATCTGCATCATGCAAATGGACGCCGGGCTTGACACCGGTGCCGTTATCAGCCGCCATCCCTGCCCGATTCTCCCCGGCGACAACGCCCAAACCCTGCACGACAAACTGGCCGAAATCGGTGCGCGCGCCATTGTTGCTGATTTGCAACACTATTCTCAACGCAACGCCCAGCCCCAGCCTGAACACGGTATCACTTACGCCCACAAATTAAGCAAAGCCGATGCCCAAATCGATTGGACGCAGCCCGCCGAAGCCATCGAACGCCGCATCCGCGCCTTCAACCCTGTGCCCGGCGCCTGGTGCGACTACCACGGCAAACCGCTGAAAATCTGGGCTGCACAAGCCTGCTCGGCCAATGGCGTGGCCGGCAGCGTGTTACAAGCCGACAAAAACGGTATTCAGGTAGCCTGCGGCAGTGGCTCATTGTTGATTCAAACCCTTCAGCCCGCCGGCAGCGCCCGCATGGAAGCCGCCGCCTTTCTGGTCGGCCACCCCGTCGCCGCCGGCAGCCAATTCGGAGCGGAACACACATGA